CACCCTCGCGAATGGCGAACCGCAGTTCCTTCTCCATCGCGATCGGCATGATCAGCTCCACTTCCATCTGGATGTTGTCCCCCGGCATCACCATCTCCACGCCATCCGGCAACTTGA
This DNA window, taken from Candidatus Zixiibacteriota bacterium, encodes the following:
- the tuf gene encoding elongation factor Tu (EF-Tu; promotes GTP-dependent binding of aminoacyl-tRNA to the A-site of ribosomes during protein biosynthesis; when the tRNA anticodon matches the mRNA codon, GTP hydrolysis results; the inactive EF-Tu-GDP leaves the ribosome and release of GDP is promoted by elongation factor Ts; many prokaryotes have two copies of the gene encoding EF-Tu), whose translation is KLPDGVEMVMPGDNIQMEVELIMPIAMEKELRFAIREGGRTVGAGVVAEIIA